A genomic window from bacterium includes:
- a CDS encoding RnfABCDGE type electron transport complex subunit D, whose protein sequence is MSENKFIVSSSPHLRSGVNTSSIMWNVVIALLPAWVVGIYYYGPRAIWLTLLSIIAAVITEFAIQAIRKVPFSALDGSAVITGMLLAFNVPPGVPWWMVIIGSVVGVAIGKQAFGGLGHNPLNPALVGRAFLMASWPVHMTTDWILPRGGSLSGAIGVDAVTSATPLTVLKLARNAILDPASSSEQIEAARTSIEAIYSSWPQMMIGNIGGCIGEISALAILLGGIFLIVRGFCDWRTPITYIAGVALLGWIFGGTQGFFTGNMLFQIFSGGLFLGAFFMATDMVTTPITKKGRWIFGLGCAVLTVFIRRWGGYPEGVSYSILIMNIFTPIIDRHTRPRIFGHSAKKAGQ, encoded by the coding sequence TTGTCCGAGAATAAGTTCATAGTCTCTTCTTCTCCCCATCTAAGAAGTGGAGTAAACACAAGTTCCATAATGTGGAATGTGGTGATAGCCTTGCTTCCGGCCTGGGTAGTCGGAATATACTATTACGGGCCCCGAGCTATCTGGCTTACACTATTAAGTATAATAGCCGCCGTAATCACAGAGTTCGCTATTCAGGCGATAAGAAAGGTCCCTTTTTCTGCATTGGATGGTTCTGCAGTTATTACCGGAATGCTGTTAGCATTTAATGTTCCTCCCGGAGTCCCTTGGTGGATGGTAATTATAGGGAGTGTAGTCGGTGTTGCTATAGGTAAACAGGCTTTTGGAGGCCTTGGTCATAACCCATTAAATCCCGCCTTGGTTGGAAGGGCATTTCTCATGGCTAGCTGGCCTGTCCATATGACAACAGATTGGATTTTGCCGCGCGGGGGGAGCCTTTCGGGTGCAATCGGCGTAGATGCCGTTACAAGTGCAACACCACTTACGGTTTTGAAACTTGCTAGAAATGCTATCTTAGACCCAGCATCATCTTCAGAGCAGATAGAAGCGGCGCGCACCTCGATTGAAGCTATCTATAGCTCATGGCCCCAAATGATGATAGGAAATATCGGCGGATGTATTGGCGAAATAAGTGCGCTTGCTATCTTGCTTGGAGGCATTTTTCTTATAGTTAGAGGTTTCTGTGATTGGCGCACTCCTATAACATATATCGCCGGCGTGGCGCTTCTCGGATGGATATTTGGTGGGACTCAAGGCTTTTTTACCGGTAATATGCTTTTCCAGATATTTTCCGGTGGGCTTTTCCTTGGAGCATTTTTTATGGCTACGGACATGGTTACCACCCCAATTACAAAAAAGGGTCGATGGATATTCGGTCTCGGTTGCGCGGTATTGACCGTTTTTATCAGAAGATGGGGCGGTTATCCCGAGGGGGTCAGCTACTCAATTCTCATAATGAATATATTCACACCCATTATCGACAGACACACAAGGCCGCGCATTTTCGGCCACAGCGCCAAGAAAGCGGGGCAGTGA
- a CDS encoding RnfABCDGE type electron transport complex subunit G, translating into MKDIIRPGLILMAYGLIAGLALGLVNSATAPKIAAQEEAARMAAIEEVMPDAVLFTEDSAGSVDYLVGYQDSAKTNVAGYVITAYGNGFSSTIRTVVGINKDFTVEAIEIVCQSETPGLGTKAIEQDDPLKEPWFERQFDGLSPTQLKVDKDGGQLKSITGATITSRAIARSVANAAKKLETAIKAKSPTPTDTIHSIMPAANDSPITEEGGVE; encoded by the coding sequence ATGAAAGACATCATTAGACCCGGTTTGATTTTAATGGCATACGGGCTAATCGCCGGTTTGGCCTTAGGCCTTGTAAATTCGGCCACAGCACCTAAAATAGCCGCTCAGGAAGAGGCAGCTAGAATGGCCGCTATAGAGGAAGTTATGCCAGATGCGGTATTATTTACCGAAGACAGTGCCGGCTCTGTCGATTACCTCGTCGGTTATCAAGACTCTGCGAAAACAAATGTCGCAGGTTATGTTATCACAGCATATGGGAACGGTTTCTCATCCACTATTCGCACAGTTGTCGGCATCAATAAAGATTTCACTGTCGAGGCAATCGAGATAGTTTGTCAATCGGAAACTCCGGGACTTGGCACTAAGGCCATAGAACAAGACGATCCCCTTAAAGAACCATGGTTCGAGAGACAATTTGATGGCCTATCCCCCACTCAACTCAAGGTTGATAAGGATGGTGGCCAGCTTAAATCTATCACTGGCGCCACAATCACTAGCCGTGCAATAGCGCGTTCGGTAGCCAATGCCGCAAAGAAACTGGAAACCGCTATTAAAGCAAAATCCCCAACCCCCACAGATACCATTCATAGTATTATGCCCGCCGCCAATGATTCACCCATAACCGAAGAAGGAGGTGTAGAATGA
- a CDS encoding electron transport complex subunit E codes for MSKKGFLSDITKGFLIENPVLVLALGLCPTLAVTSSAINGLGMGAAATFVLLMSNIIVSLIKPLVPPKIRIPIFIVVIATFVTIVKLVMAAYTPALSDALGIFIPLIVVNCIILGRAEAFASKHGVLRSAADGLGMGLGFTITLVLLGTFREIIGNGSVFGYNIMGASYQPALMMILPPGAFLSLALMVAGSRWILEKTSKGGNS; via the coding sequence ATGAGTAAAAAAGGTTTCCTATCTGATATTACAAAGGGATTTCTTATCGAGAACCCGGTTCTCGTGCTTGCTCTCGGCCTCTGCCCTACGCTCGCTGTTACTTCTAGCGCGATTAACGGCCTAGGAATGGGCGCAGCAGCTACCTTCGTTCTTTTAATGAGTAACATTATCGTTTCGCTGATAAAACCCCTCGTACCACCGAAAATACGCATACCAATCTTCATAGTGGTCATAGCTACTTTTGTTACCATTGTGAAACTTGTCATGGCAGCATACACACCTGCGCTTTCGGATGCACTTGGAATATTTATTCCTCTTATTGTAGTAAACTGCATTATACTCGGGCGTGCTGAGGCTTTCGCCAGCAAACACGGAGTTCTACGCTCAGCTGCAGATGGCCTTGGTATGGGGCTCGGTTTCACTATAACTCTAGTCTTACTTGGAACTTTCCGCGAGATAATTGGCAACGGAAGTGTATTCGGATATAATATCATGGGCGCAAGTTATCAACCGGCCTTGATGATGATATTACCACCCGGTGCATTTCTCTCGCTTGCCCTTATGGTCGCCGGCTCGCGATGGATACTCGAAAAAACCTCTAAAGGAGGTAATAGCTAA
- a CDS encoding electron transport complex subunit RsxA, producing MANLLIIAIGAILINNFVLSRFLGLCPFIGVSKKTETAIGMGMAVVFVMVLASAVTWVIWTYLLSPGESNLFWIIARACGSEASAQSFDLRFLETIAFILVIASLVQFVELVLKKISPALYDALGIFLPLITTNCAILGVAELNTMSLNYGFIEAVVHGFAAGIGFTLALIMMSGIRERLEFAPVPHFMKGLPIAFIVSGLMSMAFLGFSGLKF from the coding sequence ATGGCAAATCTATTAATCATAGCTATCGGAGCAATCTTAATAAATAACTTCGTGCTTTCGAGGTTCCTAGGGCTATGTCCATTCATCGGTGTTAGTAAAAAGACCGAAACGGCCATCGGGATGGGCATGGCGGTGGTTTTCGTAATGGTTCTCGCATCGGCTGTAACCTGGGTCATATGGACATACCTTCTTTCCCCGGGTGAAAGCAATCTCTTCTGGATTATCGCTAGAGCCTGCGGTAGCGAGGCATCGGCGCAATCCTTCGATCTACGGTTTCTTGAAACTATAGCTTTCATCTTGGTAATCGCATCGCTGGTACAATTTGTAGAATTGGTGTTAAAGAAGATATCCCCCGCGCTTTACGACGCATTGGGCATCTTCCTGCCACTGATAACTACAAACTGCGCCATTCTGGGTGTTGCAGAGCTTAACACGATGTCACTTAATTATGGTTTCATCGAGGCTGTCGTCCACGGTTTTGCCGCAGGCATAGGATTTACACTTGCCCTAATTATGATGAGCGGCATCCGTGAGCGGCTTGAGTTCGCGCCGGTTCCACACTTTATGAAAGGCCTTCCGATAGCATTCATCGTTTCTGGGCTTATGAGTATGGCCTTCCTTGGATTCAGTGGATTGAAATTCTAG